The following are from one region of the Rhipicephalus microplus isolate Deutch F79 chromosome 1, USDA_Rmic, whole genome shotgun sequence genome:
- the LOC142765833 gene encoding high-affinity choline transporter 1-like has product MGLDKLEALFISVYFFVILAVGVWAGRRLHIDVHRMFSLPVQADGAHPANDGEYFLLRYFVYNRLMPVLLGVSSMTATWVGGGFLIGAAEAVYKYGIIRCQAPFGYALSLVLGGSLFASKIRSTNALTMMDPFQRRYGHLVCFLLMLPAICAEIAWSAAVLAALGRYHWVVQS; this is encoded by the exons ATGGGGCTGGACAAGCTGGAGGCGCTGTTTATCTCCGTGTACTTCTTCGTCATTCTCGCCGTCGGCGTGTGGGCGGGACGCCGACTGCACATCGATGTGCACCGGATGTTCTCGCTTCCCGTTCAGGCGGACGGCGCACATCCAGCAAACGATGGCGAGTACTTCCTGCTGCGATACTTCGTCTACAACCGGCTCATGCCCGTGCTACTGGGAGTATCTTCTATGACCG CGACATGGGTTGGCGGTGGATTCCTCATCGGCGCGGCAGAAGCAGTCTACAAGTACGGCATTATCCGATGCCAAGCTCCTTTCGGCTACGCTCTAAGCCTTGTTCTCG GTGGCAGCCTGTTCGCATCCAAGATTCGCTCCACGAACGCGCTGACCATGATGGACCCGTTCCAGCGCCGATACGGCCACCTGGTTTGCTTCTTGCTCATGCTGCCGGCGATTTGCGCCGAGATCGCCTGGTCGGCAGCTGTCCTGGCAGCACTTGGTCGGTATCATTGGGTGGTGCAGTCGTGA